A window of Gambusia affinis linkage group LG03, SWU_Gaff_1.0, whole genome shotgun sequence contains these coding sequences:
- the imp4 gene encoding U3 small nucleolar ribonucleoprotein protein IMP4, translating to MLRREVRLRREYLYRKAQEDRLRTIEEKKLKLKDALDKNSPLPPDVRREALGLQKLVEYDDEGAEGVSSHMDDEYKWAGVEDPKLMVTTSRDPSSRLKMFAKEVKLMFPGAQRMNRGNHEVAALVRACKANNVSDLVIVHETRGQPDGLVICHLPFGPTAYFTLYNVVMRHDVPNIGTMSEAYPHLIFHNFTSRLGKRVSNILKYLFPVPKDDSRRVITFANQEDFISFRHHTYKKTDHKNVELTEVGPRFEMKLYMIKLGTLENEGTAEVEWRHHPYTHTAKKRKFLSLQ from the exons ATG CTCCGTCGAGAGGTGAGGCTGAGGCGGGAGTACCTGTACAGAAAGGCCCAGGAGGACCGGCTGCGAACGATAGAGGAGAAGAAACTGAAGCTGAAGGACGCACTCGACA AAAACTCTCCCCTTCCGCCCGACGTCCGCAGAGAAGCCCTGGGGCTGCAAAAGCTGGTGGAGTACGATGACGAAGGGGCAGAAG GCGTCAGCTCTCACATGGACGACGAGTATAAATGGGCCGGAGTGGAGGACCCCAAACTGATGGTGACCACGTCCAGAGACCCGAGCTCCAGACTCAAAATGTTTGCCAAG GAGGTAAAGCTGATGTTTCCTGGAGCCCAGAGGATGAACAGAGGAAACCATGAGGTGGCGGCGCTGGTACGAGCCTGTAAAGCCAACAACGTATCAGACCTGGTCATTGTACATGAAACCAGAGGACAGCCAG ATGGCCTGGTCATTTGCCACCTACCGTTTGGACCCACAGCTTATTTCACGCTCTACAATGTGGTGATGAGGCACGATGTTCCCAACATTGGCACCATGTCTGAGGCCTACCCCCACCTCATTTTTCACAACTTCACCTCACGCCTCGGCAAAAGG GTGTCGAATATCTTGAAGTATCTGTTCCCAGTCCCCAAAGACGACAGCAGGCGTGTCATCACGTTCGCCAACCAGGAGGACTTTATCTCTTTCAG gcaTCACACCTATAAGAAAACCGACCACAAGAATGTAGAGCTGACAGAAGTAGGACCCaggtttgaaatgaaat TGTACATGATCAAGTTAGGTACCCTGGAGAATGAGGGCACAGCAGAGGTGGAGTGGCGTCatcacccctacacacacacggCTAAGAAAAGGAAGTTCCTCAGCCTGCAGTGA
- the si:ch211-102c2.4 gene encoding uncharacterized protein si:ch211-102c2.4, giving the protein MQSLILIFLLAIGGSEAVFWQSLTCPYEAQQQNLLRVWCRQTSAECCTGLAFSNSSQLADGGKLRVTQDLHSFTVEVLEPNPTGGVYWCGLLSRDDTIIKLAEGYFHSTSAAFIWSFARWMLLPLLPVVIICTHVCTAMKANQCCKKQDEPFDDVAAGGALTDPLYESLDPQNQRNSSGI; this is encoded by the exons ATGCAGTCTTTAATCCTGATATTCCTTTTGGCAATAG GTGGGAGTGAAGCAGTGTTCTGGCAGAGTCTCACATGTCCCTATGAAGCCCAGCAGCAGAATCTGCTGCGGGTCTGGTGCCGGCAGACCTCTGCAGAGTGCTGCACGGGCCTCGCCTTCAGCAACAGCTCCCAGTTGGCTGATGGAGGCAAGCTGAGGGTGACCCAGGACCTGCACTCCTTCACCGTGGAGGTGCTGGAACCAAACCCCACAGGGGGGGTTTACTGGTGCGGCCTACTGAGCAGAGACGACACCATCATCAAGCTGGCTGAAGGATATTTTCATAGCA CCTCAGCTGCTTTCATCTGGAGTTTTGCTCGCTGgatgctgctgcctctgctgcccGTAGTGATCATATGTACTCATGTCTGCACAGCAA TGAAAGCAAACCAGTGCTGTAAG AAGCAGGATGAGCCATTTGATGACGTAGCGGCGGGCGGAGCGCTCACTGACCCGCTCTATGAGAGTCTAGATCCTCAGAATCAGAGGAATTCATCAGGGATTTAA